In Myxococcota bacterium, the DNA window GACCCGCGCGGCTCTTGCAGCCCGCGCAACACCCGGCACTCTCTGGGGCGCATGACCCAGCCCCCCGCACCCGTTCGTGTCGAGATCACGCGTCTCGCTGGGGGGGCGGATTTGCCGCTGCCCACCCGGGCGACGCCGGGAGCCGCGGGCTTCGACTTGCACGCGGCCCTGCCCGAACCCTGTGAGCTCGCGCCCGGTGAGCGGCAGCTGGTTCCGACCGGCTTCGCGATCGCGGTCCCGCCCGGCTACGAGGCGCAGGTGCGCCCGCGCAGCGGTCTGGCCCTTCGACACGGACTCGTGTTGCCCAATGCGCCGGGCACGATCGATTCGGACTATCGCGGCGAGCTGCAGGTCATCCTGTGGAACGCGGGAGAGGACGTCGTGCGCCTCGCGCACGGTGACCGGATCGCCCAGCTCGTGATCGCGCCGGTGCCGCCGGCCCAGTTCGTCGAGGTCGAGCGCCTCGACGACACGTCGCGTGGCGCCGGCGGGTTTGGACACACCGGTACTGCGCCGAAGGGAGCGAACGCGTGACGAATCCCGTGCCCGGAGCCCGCGAGCCCGTCCACCCGCTGCCGCCGACCCCGGAATCCGCGCCGAAGAAGGCCGGACTCACCGATCTGCAGGCGCGGCTGTTGACCGCGTCGATCCTGGTCCCCTGGGTGCTCTGGGCCATCGCCCAGGGCGGCCTCTGGGTGGTTGGAACGGTGATGCTCCTGACCTGGGTCGCCCAGCGCGAGCTCTACGGTCTCGTGGCGGACAAGGGAGCCCAACCCTTCGCCGGCTGGGGGCTCGCTGCGGGAAGTGCGCTGCCGCTGGTTGCCTACATCGGCAACGAATACCACGCGACCCTGCTCATGACGGTGTCGCTGCTCGTCGTGATGATCGCCCAGCTGGGGCGCCAGCAGGCCACCGAGGCGATGGCGAACATCTCGGGCACCTTCTTCGGGATCTTCTACGTGGGCTGGTTGCTCTCCCACGCGGTGGTGCTGCGCGAGTTCCACGGGGTGCTCGTCGGTCGCTACGGCGCCGATACCGCCGCGCGGCTGGGGAGCCTCGAGGACTGCGGCGCCTTCCTCCTCAGCTTCACCCTGGCCGCGGTCGTCTGGAGCGACGCGGGCGCCTATTTCGCGGGGAGGGCCTACGGCAAGACCAAGCTGGCGCCGCGGATCAGCCCGGGGAAGACCGTCGAGGGGGCGGTCGGCGGGGTCGTCGGCGGGACGTTGTGCGCCCTCGCGTTCAAGGGCATCTTCGACCTCTGGTGGCCCGAGTTGTCCCAGATCCTGGGTTGGTGGGAGGCCGCCCTGTTCGGCGTGATCCTCGCAGTGGTCGCGATCATCGGAGATCTCGTCGAATCGCTCTTGAAGCGGGATGCCCAGGTGAAGGACGCCGGAGCCGTCCTGCCGGGCATGGGCGGGGTGCTCGATCGGATCGACGCACCGCTGCTCGCGATCCCGGTGATGTACTACATGATGCTCTTCAGCATCTTCCTACGAGTGGGGTAAAGGTTTGATCGAGCGCTACTCCCGCCCGGCGATGGCGCAGATCTTCTCCGAGGAGGGGAAGTATGCGCGGTGGCTCGAGGTGGAGATCGCCGTCTGTGAGGTGCACGCCGAGCGCGGGCTGATTCCCGCCGAGGCCCTCGAGACGATCCGTACCCGTGCCGCCGTGGACCCGGCGCGCGTGAACGAGATCGAAGCCGAGGTGCGCCACGACGTGATCGCGTTCCTGACGAACGTGGCGGAGAACGTCGGGCCCGATTCCCGCTTCGTGCACTACGGGATGACGTCGAGCGACGTGCTCGATACGGCGTTGGCGCTGCAGATTCGCGATGCGGGGGCGCTCCTCGTCGAGGGCGTCGAGGCGTTGCGCCAGGTGTTGGTGAGGCGTGCGCAGGAGTTCCAACGCACGCCCTGCATCGGGCGCACCCACGGCGTGCACGCCGAGCCGACCACCTTCGGCCTGAAGC includes these proteins:
- the dut gene encoding dUTP diphosphatase: MTQPPAPVRVEITRLAGGADLPLPTRATPGAAGFDLHAALPEPCELAPGERQLVPTGFAIAVPPGYEAQVRPRSGLALRHGLVLPNAPGTIDSDYRGELQVILWNAGEDVVRLAHGDRIAQLVIAPVPPAQFVEVERLDDTSRGAGGFGHTGTAPKGANA
- a CDS encoding CDP-archaeol synthase, with protein sequence MTNPVPGAREPVHPLPPTPESAPKKAGLTDLQARLLTASILVPWVLWAIAQGGLWVVGTVMLLTWVAQRELYGLVADKGAQPFAGWGLAAGSALPLVAYIGNEYHATLLMTVSLLVVMIAQLGRQQATEAMANISGTFFGIFYVGWLLSHAVVLREFHGVLVGRYGADTAARLGSLEDCGAFLLSFTLAAVVWSDAGAYFAGRAYGKTKLAPRISPGKTVEGAVGGVVGGTLCALAFKGIFDLWWPELSQILGWWEAALFGVILAVVAIIGDLVESLLKRDAQVKDAGAVLPGMGGVLDRIDAPLLAIPVMYYMMLFSIFLRVG